In the Gossypium arboreum isolate Shixiya-1 chromosome 10, ASM2569848v2, whole genome shotgun sequence genome, one interval contains:
- the LOC108487862 gene encoding uncharacterized protein LOC108487862, producing MSSRSYRGRGMQGHRGRRGGARVKLSSMCSMPNLETRETVGTPTAKMESQTQTLNGAELFRGVIGVAPTIAKYWLEATEHIMTDLDCTPTQKLRGPVSLFRDEAYQWWLIIEQGAQSEQVNWDYFKNAFQGKYVGTLVLSDYDKCVRFEEGLRYDLRVLINLQREWVFAILMDKAKIVEEVKHTLRERRDREKDQNKVKRDLGPSSFSQRPEKWASVGQTEAHQPALVYAARYHEESDKVNVIAGTFIIHSVLYYALIDIGSTQTYIANVVFVNLGLTAENTTRKFSVISPLGQSIRVDRIYRRVLLELQGTVFPASLMELPFNEFDLILGIDWLVEYQVSLDYVTKRVTLRPIENDEVVMVGDHRDYLSNVIFALVADKLVRKGCEAYLAYVSNSTTEKLSVGDIRTMKEFSDIFPEKFLEVPPDREMEFEIDLLPAKEIRVDPKKIEAVVEWKQLKNISELRSFLSLACYYRRFVEGFSLTTSPLMKLLRKNAPFVWSETQQSNSDKLKSVLT from the exons ATGAGTTCGCGCAGTTATCGTGGACGTGGTATGCAAGGGCATCGAGGACGCCGAGGAGGAGCTCGGGTAAAGTTATCCTCTATGTGTAGTATGCCCAATTTGGAGACCAGAGAGACTGTTGGTACTCCCACTGCTAAGATGGAGTCCCAAACTCAGACG TTGAATGGGGCTGAATTATTCAGGGGCGTCATAGGAGTTGCTCCCACCATTGCTAAATATTGGCTTGAGGCTACCGAGCATATTATGACAGACCTTGATTGCACTCCTACTCAGAAATTGAGAGGTCCTGTGTCCTTATTCCGAGAcgaagcttatcagtggtggttaATCATTGAGCAAGGTGCTCAGTCTGAACAAGTGAACTGGGACTATTTCAAGAACGCCTTCCAGGGTAAATATGTGGGG ACACTGGTACTGTCTGATTACGACAAGTGTGTGAGGTTTGAGGAAGGACTGAGATATGATCTGCGGGTTCTAATAAATCTTCAGAGGGAGTGGGTTTTTGCGATTCTTATGGACAAGGCAAAAATAGTGGAAGAGGTGAAGCACACTCTACGTGAGCGGCGTGACCGTGAGAAGGATCAAAATAAGGTTAAGAGGGATTTAGGTCCTTCTAGTTTTAGTCAACGCCCTGAGAAGTGGGCGA GTGTAGGTCAGACTGAAGCTCATCAGCCGGCACTAGTTTATGCGGCGAGATACCATGAGGAGAGCGATAAGGTTAATGTCATTGCAGGTACCTTCATTATACATTCTGTTCTGTATTATGCACTCATTGATATTGGCTCTACTCAAACGTATATAGCTAATGTTGTTTTTGTAAATCTGGGTTTAACTGCTGAGAATACTACTAGAAAGTTTTCCGTGATTAGTCCGTTGGGACAGTCAATCCGAGTTGATAGAATATACAGACGGGTACTCCTAGAACTTCAGGGCACAGTATTTCCAGCTAGTTTAATGGAATTGCCCTTTAATGAGTTTGACTTGATTTTGGGAATAGATTGGCTTGTTGAGTATCAAGTTAGTCTAGACTATGTAACCAAAAGGGTTACTCTAAGACCAATTGAGAATGACGAGGTGGTTATGGTTGGTGACCATCGAGATTACCTCTCTAATGTAATCTTCGCTCTTGTAGCAGATAAGTTAGTCCGAAAGGGGTGCGAGGCATACCTAGCTTACGTATCTAACTCTACTACCGAAAAGCTTTCAGTGGGAGATATCCGCACTATGAAAGAATTCTCAGACATCTTTCCTGAGAAATTTCTCGAAGTACCTCCGGATAGAGAAATGGAATTTGAAATAGATCTGTTACCAG CGAAGGAGATCCGAGTTGATCCCAAGAAAATAGAAGCTGTTGTTGAGTGGAAACAACTAAAAAATATATCTGAGCTTCGTAGCTTCTTAAGTTTAGCCTGTTACTACCGAAGGTTTGTCGAAGGATTTTCTCTGACTACGTCACCTCTAATGAAGCTGTTGCGTAAGAATGCTCCATTTGTGTGGTCAGAGACACAACAGTCTAATTCTGATAAACTCAAGTCTGTTCTGACATAG